CCCAATCGAAAGTATCAAAAATCCAAAAGTTAGCATATATAACTAATGTCCATGAACTTGTGTCAATTCCCATGTACTTTTTCTTTTTTTTATCAATTGCGTCCTTGATCCATTCAATTCCATTCTCACCTATGCCAGATAGATCATCTTCACGTGATTGAGGGGAAAAGCCTTGTTGTGCGCGTGTTAAATCGCCTTTATATTCATCCCCTCTTTTGCGTCCTTCTTTCATCACCTCTGTAACTTCAACAGGTATAGTTTCATTAATCAAGAAATCCGGGGGATTGGCACCTTTCACTATGCTGAAATTCTTTGACGGGAATTTTACCTTTAACCAATTTTCGACCGTCTGCCTTTCCCGGCCATCTCGACCATAATTGGAAAAAAATGCCAGCCGCTTTTTGGCTTCGTCTAAATCCATTCGGTTCGCCCCCCTACGGCAAATTGATAACGAGGCTCTTCGGCTCGGTCATTTCCTCTATCGCGTAGCGCAGCCCTTCGCGGCCGAGGCCGGAGCCTTTCACGCCGCCGTACGGCATGTGGTCGATGCGGAACGTCGGCACGTCACCTATCATCAC
The sequence above is drawn from the Nitrospinota bacterium genome and encodes:
- a CDS encoding DUF1780 domain-containing protein, which translates into the protein MDLDEAKKRLAFFSNYGRDGRERQTVENWLKVKFPSKNFSIVKGANPPDFLINETIPVEVTEVMKEGRKRGDEYKGDLTRAQQGFSPQSREDDLSGIGENGIEWIKDAIDKKKKKYMGIDTSSWTLVIYANFWIFDTFDWEKLRHDLSASRPPFAQIDVVNSSENKVWNVYDSESAAPGSQGKL